The DNA window ATTTATAAATGGTCTGCAGGTTGGGGAATTTGCAACAGATTTAGAAAGTTATACGGGAGTACGCCATGTTATTCCCGTTGCCAATGGTACGGATGCTCTTCAGATAGCATTGATGGCACTTGGGCTCCAACCGGGAGACGAAGTTATTGTTCCTGCCTTTACTTATATTGCATCAGCCGAGGTGGTTGCTTTGCTGGGACTGGTTCCGGTGATGGTGGATGTGGACTATGATTCGTTTAATGTAACGGCTGCTCATATTCAAAAGGCTATTACTCCTAAAACAAAAGCTATAATCCCGGTCCACTTGTTTGGACAAAGTTGTCCGATGGAAGAGATTCTTCAATTGGCTGAGGCTAATGATTTGTTTGTTATTGAAGACAATGCTCAGTCCCTTGGTTCTGTTTATTCTTTCTCCGAAGGAAAAGAACAGCAAGCCGGAACAATGGGGCACTTTGGATGCACATCTTTTTTCCCTACCAAAAATTTAGGCTGTATGGGAGACGGTGGTGCACTGATGACGAATGATGACGATCTGGCTTTCCGTGCTAAAATGATTGCCAGTCATGGACAGTCCAAAAAATATGTTCACGATGTAATAGGGTGCAATTCCCGTCTTGATACCATTCAGGCTGCTATTCTGAGTGTGAAACTTCATCATCTGAACGACTATATTGAAGAAAGACAATTGGTAGCAAAACGCTATTATGAAGGACTTTCAGATCTTAATTCAATTGTCCTTCCCCGGAAGATGCCTTATACATCTCATACTTTTCATCAGTTTACCATAAAAGTTACCAATGGTAAACGAGATGAACTGAAGAAATTCCTGGCATCCCATGGAATTCCCAGTATGGTGTATTATCCGCTTCCTCTACAGGAGCAGGAAGCTTTCACTGATATTGTGCGAGAGGGTGAACAACTGCCAAACTCTGAGTTACTTTGCCAGCAAGTACTTTCTCTACCCATTCATACAGAAATGACCGAAGAAGTGCAGAACTTTATTATAGAAAAGATACGCGAATATGCAGAGCAAGGAGAATAACTATTTTGTTCACGAAACTGCAGTGATCGATCTCGGTTGCCAGATAGGTGAGGGGACAAAGATCTGGCATTTCTCACACCTGATGACAGGTTGCGAGCTGGGCAATAACTGCAATATAGGGCAGAACGTAGTTATTTCGCCGGAAGTGATTCTGGGAAACAATGTAAAGGTTCAGAATAATGTATCTGTTTATACCGGTGTTATTTGCGAGGATGATGTTTTTCTGGGCCCTTCATGTGTCTTTACTAACGTAATTAATCCCCGAAGCTTTATTGAACGGAAAGAGGAATTCCGTACCACACTTGTAAAACACGGAGCAACTATTGGTGCCAATGCTACTATTGTCTGCGGAAACACAATCGGCGAATATGCCATGATTGGTGCCGGTGCGGTGGTAACCAAAGATGTTTTGCCTTATGCTCTGGTAACAGGAAATCCGGCACATCAAACGGGTTGGGTGAGTGAATACGGACACAGGCTTTTCTTTAACGAAGAAGGAGAAGCAACTTGTCCGGAAACAGGTCAGCATTACCAGTTAAAAGATGGAAAGTTATTTCCTGCTTTCATTTAAATACTGGTTTCATAATATTATAATGATGGGGTGCTTTAAGGTACCCCATTTGTTTTATATAATAACCCGATGAGTCTTTTTATAAATTCAAAGTCATGTTTTTATTTTGATGTACATCAAAGCACCCTTTTGATGTATATCATCGCTATCGTTTGATATACATCATAATATGTGTTAGATGTACATCAAACATAAAAAAGTAAACGGCTAATTTATAATTATTCCTTTTGATTATTTTTTTTATCCCAGTGATAATCCGATAAATAAAAGCATAGCAAGAATAAGCATATTCCTGGATGTTTCTCCCAAAATAACATTTAGCTCTTTCCTTTTGTGTATTTTTACCAATCGCTGCCAAGTCTTGAAGTGAGAAGCCAAGTAAAACTGTGGGAGTAAGGCTGCCCATAAATGACCTTCAAATACAAAATAAAGGCAAAGCCAGCAGGCAATCATACCTAAGAATAGATAAAGATAACGTCCGAAAGGTTCTCCGAAACGAACCACGACTGTCTTTTTCCCGCTCAAGGCATCAGCTTCCCGGTCTCTGTAGTTATTAACCACAAGTAAAGTGTCAATGGCTAGTCCGCTGATGAGTGAGCCAACAATCACACTGGGAGTAATCGTCAAAGCTTGTACATAATAAGTTCCGCATACAGGAACAAATCCAAAAAATAGCAATACCAAAATATCTCCCCATCCGTGATAAGAGAGAGGATACGGCCCTGTGGTATATAGAAAAGCGAATATAACGCAGACCATGCCTACAATGATCAGCCACCATCCGCCATAGAGTAGAAGTGTGCTGCCTAATGCACATGCCAGAGCTACCACAAGAATAATTCCTATCTTCATAGCAGAAGGAGAAATCCATCCCTGAGCACAAGCCCGTTCAGGTCCAAGACGATCTTCGCGGTCGGTTCCTTTCAGGAAGTCGAACAAGTCATTGATTAAATTGGATGCAATCTGCATAAGGAAAGCAAACAAGCAACATATCAGTGCCGGAAGCCAATTAAACTTTCCGTCGGCAATGGCTAGTCCCGTTCCTATTAATATTGGCACCACTGCTCCGGTCAATGTCTTTGGGCGGGCAGCAAGCAACCATGCTTTGGCAGAGTTCTTTTTTACTGTATCTTTTATATCTTTCATCTTTATCGTATTTAACAGAACAAAGATACAATCATTCTGAAAAATATGCGATATGTATCATAATAATACATTTCTTTTATTTCTATGAAAGTTTTGTTTAACTTTGTTTCCACATTAGGATGAACATCCTTACAGATATCCATATATTGGTTAAGTGTGCTTGATTTTTAATACTTTTATAGCGTAGAATACTCTAATAGTATTAAAAATCAGCGACCTAACCAATTGTTTTTATAACATGATTCATCATTTTGCAATGATTTAAATGTTTATCTAGCGAGGTATTGTTACTATTTCTATATCAAAATTTAATACGATGAATAAATATATTGATAACTCACTTTTACTTATTGCTTTGTGTATAATCCTGGGATTATCTTCGTGCAATCGTTCCCAAAATTTATTGCAGAGAGCTGAAGCAATCATGGAAAGCAATCCCGACAGTGCATTAACTCTTTTGCGGGGCATCAAGAATCCGAATAAATTAAGCAAATGCAATCATGCCCTATATACGCTACTCATGGCTCAGGCAATGGATAAAAAACAACTTGAAATAACCGACAACGCTTTTCTGGATGATGCTGTACAATATTTCTGCAATGCCAACGATTCCCTTCATGCTGTCAGGGCATTGTATTACGCAGGCAAGGTAAACGATGGGATGAAGAATGCAGAGCAGGCCACCCTGTATTATTTAAAAGCAAGCGATTGGGCAAAAAACGGCTCAGACTATAGATGTAAATTTCTGATAAATTATTATCTGGGAGCATTATATTATGACCAGTTACTTTATAAAGATGGGCTGGCAGTCTATCGCGAGGCTTTACGTATCGCAAACCGGCAGAACAATAATGTTTACCGGAGTTTTGCTTTGGCCAAGATTGGTTATGGATTTTCCGGATTGGAACGCAATGACAGTGCTCTGGTTTATAACTTACAGGCATTGGAAGTTGCTAGTAAATATTCCAAAGAGAATGTAAGCACTATATTGAAACAGATAATCTATGCCTATCAGCAAATCAAACGATATGATATCGCCTTGAAATATTGTAATGAAGCGCTCGTCTCTCTTCAGGATAGTGAACCTCTTTATTCATTCTACTGTTTTAAAGGGGAAATCTTTAATGATCTCCATCAGTACGATTCTGCAGTGTATTATCTAAATAAAAGTTTTCAGGACGATCTTATCTATACCAAAGCGTCTGTTTGTTCTGAACTGTCACAGGTTTACAAAGGCAAAAATAATCCAGATAAGGCACTTTATTACATGGAACAATTCAATAATTACCGCGATACCATTGATAAGCAGACTCGCAGTGCGGCAGTTATTCAGATGCAGACACTTTACAAGCACGGAAAGCTGCAGGAAGAGAATGCCCTGCTTAAAGAAACTGATCTTCAGAAAAAGAAATGGATCTATCTAATCTGTTTTCTTTCCACCTTGCTTTTGTCTCTTTCGGGTGTTGCTTATTTTCTTGTTTCCAATAGAAAGCAAAAGTTGATTAGAGTACAGGAAGAACAGATCCGGTTCAATAAAGAACAGATACGCCTGCAAGAAATAGAAAAACTTCAGAGCGATAAAAGAATAGCTCAGCAAGAACTCAAAGAGGTTGAATTGCGTGAAACCTTTTACCGGCAGCTCAATTTTGTTTCGGTTCCGGAACTACGAGGCATTTCAGAAAAAAGAAAAAGAGAGGTGAATGAACATATACGGTTAACGGAAGATGATTGGGCGCATATTATCGAAAATACCAATGCAACGTTCAATGGCTTTGTCGGGCGCCTTAAGAATACCTTTCCCAAACTGAGCGATGCTGACATTCAACTCTGCTGTCTGGTAAAGATGCAACTAAAACAAGCTGATATTGCAGAAATATTCAATGTTGAAAAAGATTCAGTAAAAAAACGAAAAATGCGTATCCGTAAAGATAAAATGTGTCTGGATGGAGATAAAACGCTGGATGAAACGCTTCGTGATTTTTAAATTTATTCAGGAGTTTACCCTTGCTTTTTTACAGATTATTTCTTCCTTGAAAATGTGATAATAAGAAATATTAGATGTTTTATTTCTCAGATGGAACTTCTTTATTATTGTGAATTTTAAAAATGTCCCCCCCTGTTTGTGACTGCTTTTCTTGTTAAATAGCTGTTGTGTAGGGGATTGTGCTTGTTTTGCCTATACCTGATTTGTCCCCCTTATTTTCTTTTTATTCCAGGAAATAACACATACTTTTGCCTTTATAAAGTTAAATGTCTAACTGGAAAATATACACGGGGATGAAAAAACTGGTTTTGTTTACATTGATTTTGTTTAGTCTAAGCGCGATGAAAATACATAGTACCGAACTTCCTAGAGAAGCAAAAGATATTTATCTAAAAAAGACTCAAGGAAATATTCAACCTCCTGTTGTCTCTTTGAATGAATTATTGAGTGAACCAATTGCTGCAACAATTGATGGCTCACTAGTAGAAGTATACTCTCAACTTTCAATTGAAAGCCTTACTGTTACTATTACTAATAAATTAGGGCAGGTGGTATATAGCAGTAGTTCTTATATTGACGAAATAACAGTATTACCAATATCACTGACAGGAAATAATAGTGGTGAGTATAATATTGAAATCCGGTATAGCGACGTGGTTCTTATAGGAAAATTCTATTTAGAATAAATATACCGATTGTTTTTGTATATAGCATTTATGGAATAATTGTTTGATAAAGTAATATTTTTTAGTAAATGATTAAACTAAAAAAAAGAGGGTAGATTCGCTATTATAGGTTAAAATTTGCAATGAAAAGCATTAATCTTGTTATGCTTTTGCTTTTAATATTTGTTGTGTTAGCTATGCAGATTAATATACAACACAAAGAACTGGTTAGGAATATTTTGTGTCGAAATTATTTTTGAGTTTTTCACAAACTAAAATTGTTAAGCTGACTTATAAAAACCAATTATTGCAGTTTGAAAAATATAAAAAGATCTATCCTCTATTGCTTTTAATGCGATTGTACGCTTCATTAATGTTGGTTGAGGATGGGAAATTTAATCTCTGTAGTCAAGACAAAGATTCTTATGTTCTAGAAAATATTCTAATTGACTCACTTGCGATAAATGTGTGAAAAAGCGGAAAAAAGAAATTAGATGAAACAATTCTTTCAAGTAGTAATGCTTTTGGCATTCGGAAACACCATGCAACTTTATGCACAAAAAATCACTGGTAGCATTGTAGATGAAAAAAATACTCCGATTGTTTATGCAAATGTGGTTCTTTTGTCAGTCAGTGATTCAACCTTTCTTCAAGGTACGATAACTAAAGATAATGGCAGTTTTGAACTCGGGATTGCGGATGCAAATCAAGTTCTATTAAAGGTGTCATCCATAGAGTTTGAAACATGTTACAGGACCTGCACAATATGTAATGTGGGTACCATCGTGATGAAAGAACGTAGTCAAATTTTGGGGGAAGTTACGATTAAGGAACATCGTCCTACCTATACGTTTACTGCTGAGGGCTTACAGACAAATGTACAGGGAACTGTTCTCAGCAAATTGGGTACAGCCGAGAATGTATTGAGTTTTATTCCGGGGCTCCAAAAAAAAGGTCATGGCTATGAGGTTTTTGGTAAAGGTTCTCCGGTTATCTACATTGATGGGAGACTTCTGCGTGACGATTCTGAATTGGACCAACTGAAATCCGAAAATATTAAGAATGTAGAATTGATCACAAATCCGGGAGCCAAGTACGATGCTTCGGTCAGAGCTGTGATTAAGATCAAGACGAAAGCCAAAGTTGGTGAGGGGTTGGGTTTTGAGCTTAGTTCCTGTTATTATCAGTCTGAAAACCTAGATCTACGTGATCAGATGAATTGGAACTATCGTCACCGGAAATTAGATTTGTTTGGCACGCTCTATTATTCAAAGGATGAAGGACGAAACGAGAGTTGGCTGACACAGGATGTTTATGTAGATACCTTGTGGCATCAGGATAACTATCAGCTCAACAAAAAAAAATATCAGACATTCTCAAATAAAATAGGTCTTAACTACTCTATTGATGAAAAGAATTCTATCGGTGCTACCTATACACTGAAGCTAAAACCGGACGAACATGCTCATACCATATTTAATACGAATCTCACAGCCAATGGAAAGTATTATGACAAGCTGGAAAATGATATTACGGCTGTTTCCTGCTATCAGCCAGATCATTTGGTTAGTGCCTATTATCATGGTGCTATTGGGAAAACCGAGGTTGATTTTAACAGTGACTATCTATTCAATAAGTATGGTAATAAAGCCAATTTTAATGAAATTAGCCACAATAAGGATAGTCGGGTAGTAACCTCTTCCAGCTTTGAACGTAATCAGATGTTTGCATCCAAGCTAATCCTCGGATATCCTCTGTTTGGAGGTATGTTTAATGCTGGTGCTGAATATACACGTACAAAACGCAATGACGATTATATTAACAATGAGGGTGTTGTTCCCTCTGCTTTCAGTCTGCTTGAGGAA is part of the uncultured Bacteroides sp. genome and encodes:
- a CDS encoding DegT/DnrJ/EryC1/StrS family aminotransferase: MIDPDSQIPMVDLKGQYLRIKPEIDNAIQSVIDSSAFINGLQVGEFATDLESYTGVRHVIPVANGTDALQIALMALGLQPGDEVIVPAFTYIASAEVVALLGLVPVMVDVDYDSFNVTAAHIQKAITPKTKAIIPVHLFGQSCPMEEILQLAEANDLFVIEDNAQSLGSVYSFSEGKEQQAGTMGHFGCTSFFPTKNLGCMGDGGALMTNDDDLAFRAKMIASHGQSKKYVHDVIGCNSRLDTIQAAILSVKLHHLNDYIEERQLVAKRYYEGLSDLNSIVLPRKMPYTSHTFHQFTIKVTNGKRDELKKFLASHGIPSMVYYPLPLQEQEAFTDIVREGEQLPNSELLCQQVLSLPIHTEMTEEVQNFIIEKIREYAEQGE
- a CDS encoding acyltransferase encodes the protein MQSKENNYFVHETAVIDLGCQIGEGTKIWHFSHLMTGCELGNNCNIGQNVVISPEVILGNNVKVQNNVSVYTGVICEDDVFLGPSCVFTNVINPRSFIERKEEFRTTLVKHGATIGANATIVCGNTIGEYAMIGAGAVVTKDVLPYALVTGNPAHQTGWVSEYGHRLFFNEEGEATCPETGQHYQLKDGKLFPAFI
- a CDS encoding 1,4-dihydroxy-2-naphthoate polyprenyltransferase, with the translated sequence MKDIKDTVKKNSAKAWLLAARPKTLTGAVVPILIGTGLAIADGKFNWLPALICCLFAFLMQIASNLINDLFDFLKGTDREDRLGPERACAQGWISPSAMKIGIILVVALACALGSTLLLYGGWWLIIVGMVCVIFAFLYTTGPYPLSYHGWGDILVLLFFGFVPVCGTYYVQALTITPSVIVGSLISGLAIDTLLVVNNYRDREADALSGKKTVVVRFGEPFGRYLYLFLGMIACWLCLYFVFEGHLWAALLPQFYLASHFKTWQRLVKIHKRKELNVILGETSRNMLILAMLLFIGLSLG
- a CDS encoding DUF3244 domain-containing protein, which translates into the protein MKIHSTELPREAKDIYLKKTQGNIQPPVVSLNELLSEPIAATIDGSLVEVYSQLSIESLTVTITNKLGQVVYSSSSYIDEITVLPISLTGNNSGEYNIEIRYSDVVLIGKFYLE
- a CDS encoding outer membrane beta-barrel family protein, which produces MKQFFQVVMLLAFGNTMQLYAQKITGSIVDEKNTPIVYANVVLLSVSDSTFLQGTITKDNGSFELGIADANQVLLKVSSIEFETCYRTCTICNVGTIVMKERSQILGEVTIKEHRPTYTFTAEGLQTNVQGTVLSKLGTAENVLSFIPGLQKKGHGYEVFGKGSPVIYIDGRLLRDDSELDQLKSENIKNVELITNPGAKYDASVRAVIKIKTKAKVGEGLGFELSSCYYQSENLDLRDQMNWNYRHRKLDLFGTLYYSKDEGRNESWLTQDVYVDTLWHQDNYQLNKKKYQTFSNKIGLNYSIDEKNSIGATYTLKLKPDEHAHTIFNTNLTANGKYYDKLENDITAVSCYQPDHLVSAYYHGAIGKTEVDFNSDYLFNKYGNKANFNEISHNKDSRVVTSSSFERNQMFASKLILGYPLFGGMFNAGAEYTRTKRNDDYINNEGVVPSAFSLLEEQNISPFIEYSVSSKLGSLSAGLRYEHVNFDYSEDGKHIDEQSRNFSNLFPSISWSRELGKMQMQFSYSAKTQRPSYEQLSNNIAYGNRFTLQSGNPLLKHEIIHDLSFMGIWKFINFSLSFNDRKNAIIYWAEQMDGNPSVTRISFKNLNSLKSAMASISLSPKIGLWSPEFYMGVNKQWLNLETKRGTYKLNDPIFSSSLHNVFDLSHNWTFTVEMNYTSKGDMANCSQTKDVFYMNAGVIKTFCHDRFIIKLGCLDIFHGKKIGDLLQNNQMAALQISQYDSREVYLTLRYKFNVTRSKYKGTGAGSSEINRL